Within Sulfurihydrogenibium subterraneum DSM 15120, the genomic segment GGCATTACAGCTGCACATCCTATATCTTCAAATCTTTTTGCCATTACTGGGTCATCTGTGATGTAAGGTAAAACTGTAAAACCTTCTTTTACAAGTATTTCAGCTGCTTTTAGAGTTTCTACCATATCAGGATAAAGTGTTTTTTGGTCTCCTATAACTTCAAGTTTTACAAATCCGTGTCCTAATGCTTCCCTTGCAAGTCTTGCCGTTAAAACTGCTTCTTCTGCGGTATAACATCCTGCAGTGTTTGGAAGTATCATTATTTTTTTAGTGTCTATGTAATCAAGAAGGTTTTCTTTTGTTGGGTCTGTAATGTTAACCCTTCTAACAGCAACAGTTATTATTTCAGCTCCAGAAGCTTCTGTGGCTTCTTTTGTCTCTTTAAAATCTTTATATTTTCCAGAACCTACTATTAATCTTGATTTAAATGCTTTTCCACCAATCACCAGTTTATCTTCTTTTAAGAATTTTTCTAAGTCGAACATTTAATGCCTCCTGAGGTTATTCCTACAATTAAAATTTAGGTTTTATTTTATCAGTTTCAAAAAATAAAGTAAATGGAGAATTCATAGATATACATACTCTTTTAACTTTACTATGTGAGGGTTTAAGTTTGTTTCTTCTTTTACTTTTTCTTTAAATACTTGCATCACTTCTGGTTCTCCGTGAATTAAGAAAACGGATTGTAAGTCTTTTGTAGTTTTAATGAATTTTATCAGACTGCTTTGATCGGCATGAGCCGAAAAACCGTTTATCGTGTAAATTCTTGCTTTTACAGCTACCTCTTCTCCGTATATCTTTACAACCTTTGCACCATCTACAATCTGTCTGCCTAACGTTCCTTTTGCTTGATATCCAACAAAGATAACAGAAGAGTTTTCTCTCCACAAGTTGTGTTTTAAGTGATGCTTTATCCTTCCTCCATTACACATCCCACTTCCTGCCATTATAATAGCTCCTGACTCTATGTCGTTAATCTTTCTTGATGCTTCCACTGACTCTGTAAAGTTAACCCAAGGGAAAACAAACGGATTTTGTCCTCTTTTTAAATATTCTAAAACCTCTCCGTTTAACTGATTTGGAAATTGTAGAAAAAGTTTGGTTGCAGAGATTGCCAGAGGGCTGTCTAAGAAAATTTTACACTGTGGAAGTTCAGCGTTATCGTACATTTTTCTTAGGATAAAAAGTATCTCTTGGGCTCTCTCTAATGCAAATGTAGGAATTACTACATTCCCTCCGTCTTTGAAGCTTTCAATAATGGCTGTTTTAAACTCTTCTATCGTTTGGTCTAAAGGTTTATGGTTTCTATTTCCGTATGTAGATTCTATAAATAAAACATCAGCGTTTTTTGGATAATCTATAGGTTTTATTACAAGTTTGTTGTCTATTCCTAAGTCTCCTGAAAATATAATTTTTTTAGTGTTAGAGTTTTCTTTAACTGTAAGTTCAACATATCCACTTCCAAGGATATGTCCTGCATTTCTAAATATAATTTCAACATTTTTTGACAATTTATACTTTTCATTATATTCTAAGAGCACTTTGAAATACTCCATAGCCTCAAATACGTCATCTTCATCGTATAAAGGAGGCTTTGCTTCTTCTGGTTTACCTCTTCTTAAAGCTTTTTTATAGTTAACTTTATACTCTTCTGCCATAACTTTTGAAGCGTCTAAAAGCATAATCCTTGCAACTGCGTACGTAGCTCTTGTAGAGATTATCTTTCCTCTAAATCCTTGCTTAACCAGTAAAGGAATCCTTCCACAGTGGTCTATGTGGGCGTGGGTAAGTATAAGATAATCAATGTCTTTAGGATTAAATCCAAAAGGCTCGTAGTTTTTATCTTCTTCTAAACCTTGAAACATTCCACAGTCTATAAGTATGTTCATATGGTCAACTTTAACTAAATGACACGAACCTGTTATACCTTCTACTCCACCAAACGATTGTACTATCATACAAATCTCCTTTAATGATGATGGTGTCCTATTCCAAAGGCTCTAAGTATTGTCCAGATACCAAAAATAATAATAATAACTCCTGCCAACTTAGATAAATTCTTTCTGGTAGCTGGAGATATAGAAGCTAACAATCTGGAAGAGAATAACATCGCAGGAATTGTCCCAAGCCCAAAAAAGAACATTGTAAGCATACCTTTAAAAGGGTCTTTATCTAAAACAGCTTTCATTAAAAATGCGTACACTAAAGGACAAGGTAGAAAGCCGTTAAACATACCTAAAAAGAAAGGAGATTTTCTAAATGCATTTAACATATCAGATATTGTAAAAAATATCACGTCTAAAAAAGGAACGCCTTTCTCTTTTATACTTCCCACAACCTGCAGTCCAAACACAATCATTCCAACACCTAAAAATACAGATAAACCTTTTTGAAATATTTGAAACTCAAAATTATGAAAGTACATCCCAAGCAGTCCTGCTAAAAATCCAAGGAATACGTAAGTAAAAACTCTGCCAAAGTTGTAGAGAATATTACCAATCCAAAAGTTTTTGTAGATAATCAAAGACGGAATAGCACCACACATTCCGATACAGTGGTAAGAACCTAAAAACCCACCTAAGAAAATCATAAAGTATTCAAGCAAACAAGCACCCTAAACGGTTATATTTGATAAATAGAATAAGTTAAAAAAATTACTCAGTCAATAGATTTAAAAATCAAAATCTTAATTAAGATGAAAATTTTTAAGTGATTGATTTAAAAAGGCAAAAAAATTTTTGACAAGCCCTACATATAGTGTTATACTTTTAAAAATAAACTATATATAGTGGAGGTACATCATGGCACTTATCGGTAAAACCTCAGTTAGAGATAACATCAGACTCTCAGAAAATCCTAAGTACCCAGTTTTCAGAGAGCTTTACACAAAACAGAAAAAAGCAGTATGGTTTCCAGAAGAGCTTAACATACAACAAGACGTTTTAGATTACAAATCTTTAACACCTACAGAAAAAGAACTTTTTGATTCAGCAGTTGGATACTTTGCATCTTCAGAGCTACTGGTTCAAAACGTTTTAGGAAATGGATTTTTCCCTGTTTTAACAGACCCTTACGCAAAAATGAGTTTTTCAACTCAGATGTTTATGGAAAACATTCATTCAGACTTTTTTGAAATAATCCTTAACTCTTTTGATATGGACAGAAAAAGAATTTACAACATTACCCTTGAAGATAAACTTTTAGAAGAAAAACAGGAGCTTATAGTAAGAGCTGTTGATAGAATAACTTACGGTAAAGCTGACCCTGACACTTTAGAAGGAAAAAAACAAATTCTAACTTCTATCCTTTTAAATAACATCATACAAGAAGGACTGTTTTTCTACTCTGCCTTTGCACACTTTTTTGCTATGAAGGATACTGGAAAGATGAAAAATGTTGTTGCAGGAGTGGAGCTGATACTTATTGACGAGTCTTTACATCTACAAAACGGTATAGAAGCTATTCTTACAATGGTAGAGGAAAATCCTGAGATTGTTGATGATTATGATTTTGTTGAAAATATAAGACAGTCTATTATAGATGCGGTAGAGCTTGAACTAAACTATTTAAAAACAAAATTTGGAGGAACGACTATATTTGGAGTGTCTTACAACGAGCTTGAAAGGTACATGAAGTATATTGCAGACAGAAGACTTGTAGAGCTTGGCTTTGAGCCTCAGTTTGGTATAAATCAAAACCCTCTTAAATTCTTGCAAAAAGAAGACGTTAAAAAATTAACAAACTTCTTTGAAGTATCATCTACTGAATACACAAACTTCTAAAAAGGAGGAGGTTCATGCAAAGAATTGTTATAAAGAGGGACGGAACTGTAGAAAAGTTCCAGATGAAAAAACTTGTAGATGCTATCTTTGCACTTTTAGAAGGCTTGGAGCTTCCTGATGATTACGAGATAGTATTTAAAGTAGCAAAAGAGCTTGATTTAAAAATTCCAGAAAAAGTTACAACAGAAGAACTTGATTATCTTGTGTTAAAGGCTATAGAACACCTTATACCAAAAAACTACATATACGACACACTTGCTACAAGACAGCTCCTAAAAATAATAAATAGAAGAATAGACAGAAGATTTAGATCGTTTAAAGATTACATAAACTATGCAGTAGAAGAAAAGCTGTTAAAACCAGAGTTATTACAGTTTGATTTAGACAGAATAGAAAATGCAATAGACTACTCAAGGGATTACAACCTTGACTACTTTGGACTTTCTACCTTAAAAGACAGATACTTAATGAAAGATAGAGAATTTGAGACTATAGAAAAACCTCAATGGTTTTTTATGAGAGTTGCTATGGGAATAGGCAACACAGAAGACGAAATAATCAAGATATACAACAAACTTTCAAACCTTGAGTACTTACATTCCACACCAACACTGTTTAACTCTGGAACCCTTACAAATCAGTATAGCAGTTGTTTTCCTGCAGGAACACCTGTTATAACAAAAGATGGAGTAAAAAATATAGAGGATATTAAAATCGGAGATGTTGTCCTAACAGCTGAAGGAAATTACAGAGTAGTTTCAGGTTTATTTAGCAGAAAATATCAAAGAGACCTCTACAAACTTCACGTTTGGGGATTGTGGGGTAAAGAGGAAACTGTAAAGGCAACTGATGACCATAAATTTTTAGTGTTAAAAAAAGAAGATATAGAGTGTAATAGAAAATTTGTTAAAG encodes:
- a CDS encoding thiazole synthase, giving the protein MFDLEKFLKEDKLVIGGKAFKSRLIVGSGKYKDFKETKEATEASGAEIITVAVRRVNITDPTKENLLDYIDTKKIMILPNTAGCYTAEEAVLTARLAREALGHGFVKLEVIGDQKTLYPDMVETLKAAEILVKEGFTVLPYITDDPVMAKRFEDIGCAAVMPLAAPIGSGLGLQNPYNILFIKEAVKIPVIVDAGIGTASDAAMVMELGVDGVLMNTAIAGAKDPIKMAVAMKHAVIAGRLAYLAGRIPKKMYASASSPTEGIIGR
- a CDS encoding MBL fold metallo-hydrolase RNA specificity domain-containing protein codes for the protein MIVQSFGGVEGITGSCHLVKVDHMNILIDCGMFQGLEEDKNYEPFGFNPKDIDYLILTHAHIDHCGRIPLLVKQGFRGKIISTRATYAVARIMLLDASKVMAEEYKVNYKKALRRGKPEEAKPPLYDEDDVFEAMEYFKVLLEYNEKYKLSKNVEIIFRNAGHILGSGYVELTVKENSNTKKIIFSGDLGIDNKLVIKPIDYPKNADVLFIESTYGNRNHKPLDQTIEEFKTAIIESFKDGGNVVIPTFALERAQEILFILRKMYDNAELPQCKIFLDSPLAISATKLFLQFPNQLNGEVLEYLKRGQNPFVFPWVNFTESVEASRKINDIESGAIIMAGSGMCNGGRIKHHLKHNLWRENSSVIFVGYQAKGTLGRQIVDGAKVVKIYGEEVAVKARIYTINGFSAHADQSSLIKFIKTTKDLQSVFLIHGEPEVMQVFKEKVKEETNLNPHIVKLKEYVYL
- a CDS encoding sulfite exporter TauE/SafE family protein produces the protein MLEYFMIFLGGFLGSYHCIGMCGAIPSLIIYKNFWIGNILYNFGRVFTYVFLGFLAGLLGMYFHNFEFQIFQKGLSVFLGVGMIVFGLQVVGSIKEKGVPFLDVIFFTISDMLNAFRKSPFFLGMFNGFLPCPLVYAFLMKAVLDKDPFKGMLTMFFFGLGTIPAMLFSSRLLASISPATRKNLSKLAGVIIIIFGIWTILRAFGIGHHHH
- a CDS encoding ribonucleotide-diphosphate reductase subunit beta, yielding MALIGKTSVRDNIRLSENPKYPVFRELYTKQKKAVWFPEELNIQQDVLDYKSLTPTEKELFDSAVGYFASSELLVQNVLGNGFFPVLTDPYAKMSFSTQMFMENIHSDFFEIILNSFDMDRKRIYNITLEDKLLEEKQELIVRAVDRITYGKADPDTLEGKKQILTSILLNNIIQEGLFFYSAFAHFFAMKDTGKMKNVVAGVELILIDESLHLQNGIEAILTMVEENPEIVDDYDFVENIRQSIIDAVELELNYLKTKFGGTTIFGVSYNELERYMKYIADRRLVELGFEPQFGINQNPLKFLQKEDVKKLTNFFEVSSTEYTNF